A single window of Halobacterium jilantaiense DNA harbors:
- a CDS encoding ArsR/SmtB family transcription factor: MNEKDAISLFETLGDETTLKIYTAIQQDPQTPSELREVTDTSLQNTHYHLNKLEDAGLVEPVDTWVSKRGKDMDVYGPTNSPLILSFAAEERTSRIRSRIKNALSILGVISFFSLLVEYAVAVFAEPASDWQQVGAGGYGEQRSLTELFFQYPGLCVFVVGLLVVLAYVAFVSSRR, from the coding sequence ATGAACGAGAAGGATGCAATCTCACTGTTCGAGACACTAGGCGACGAGACGACGCTCAAAATCTACACGGCGATCCAGCAGGACCCACAGACACCGTCCGAATTACGGGAGGTTACGGACACGTCACTTCAGAATACACACTATCATCTGAACAAACTGGAGGATGCAGGTCTCGTTGAGCCTGTTGACACATGGGTATCCAAACGAGGGAAAGACATGGACGTCTACGGTCCAACGAACAGCCCACTGATTCTGAGCTTCGCTGCTGAAGAGCGTACGTCGCGTATCCGATCCCGGATCAAGAATGCTCTCAGTATCCTTGGTGTCATCTCGTTCTTCAGCTTGCTCGTCGAGTACGCTGTTGCCGTCTTCGCGGAGCCAGCGTCCGATTGGCAGCAGGTTGGAGCAGGTGGGTATGGTGAGCAGCGTTCGCTGACTGAGCTGTTCTTCCAATATCCGGGCCTCTGCGTGTTTGTCGTGGGTCTCTTGGTTGTTCTCGCTTACGTGGCTTTTGTTTCGTCAAGGAGGTGA